The Oncorhynchus kisutch isolate 150728-3 linkage group LG14, Okis_V2, whole genome shotgun sequence genomic sequence cccttttgtggggaaaaactaattggCTGGAcgtggctccccagtgggtaggcCTATGCCCTCTCAGGCCCACCcgtggctgcgcccctgcccagtcgtgtgaaatccatagatttgaaAATGTTGCcggttgtatttatatttttgttcagcgtaggtaaaaaaataaaacaaatgtatatGCACAGTGTTAGAGAACTAAATAACATTCTATACAAAACAACAGTTTTAGAGTAAAAGCAGCCAGTGTCAAGTCTAGATTAGGTGGAAGCGGGCTCCAGGGGTGGCGATGATGTCGCTGTAGTGCTCTGTCTGGTTGAGCTCCACCGCCTGCTGCTTCTTTAGAACCAGGAAGCTGTAGAACTTGGCGGCAGCCTGCTTCTTGTTGTTGTTCCTGCACAGATCCAGCAGGCTAATTTGCTGGGCCCCCGTCTTGGCCATCACCCTCtgttgaagggagggagagaacaggtGCGTCACGGTTAAAGACCCGGTTCTGGTTAGAAATGTTGGGGTTGTTCACTTGGTGAGTCACAGCAATTAGTACAGTTCTTAGTGCTCTTGTAGAAGCTCTCCTATGACATACCTGTAGGCCGTGGAGCATCTGCTGGGTTCTCTtgttccacctcctctcctctcgggCCTGTTCTCCGGCCTGACCTTCCTCATCCTTTCATGGAACACACATAACATTAACTCATAAACTCATTAACTCATAAACATAAATAATACACTTTGGCTAATGTACAAGCAATGCAAGACCGTAAGAGACATGCTTCTGCGTACTTCTaggcctacagtgccttcagaaagtattaatacaccattacttattccacattttttgtTACAACccgaattcaaaatgtattaaaatagatttctcacccatctacacacaattttattgaaaattaaatacactAAAATCGtaaatgttgggcgattaggcctggctcactgagttccaatttatcccaaaggtgttcgatggggttgaggtcagggccagtcaagttcttccacaccgatcgacaaaccatgtatgtacctcgctttgtgcatgggggcattgtcgcactgaaacaggaaagggcttttgCTGGAACTAAGGTgccttattcctcctccaccaaactttacagttggcactatgcatttcacgcaggtagcgttctcttggcaATTGCCAAACGCAGATTCatcatcggactgccagatggtgaagcgtgattcatcactccagcgaatgtgtttccactgctccagagtccaatggcggcaagctttacaccactccagccaacgcttggcattgtgcacagtgatcttaggcttgtgtgcggctgctcggccatggaaacccatttcacgatgctcccgatgaacagttattgtgctgatgttgcttcccaAGGCAGTTTGGaagtcggtagtgagtgttgcaaccaaggacagaatTTCCTATGcgctatgcacttcagcacttagcggtcccgttctgtgagcttgtgtggccaaccacttggtagctgagctgttgttgttcatagacgtttccacttcacaataacaacttacagttgaccggggcagctctaacagggcagaaatttaacaaattgacttgttggaaaggtggcatcctatgacagtgtcacattgaaagtcactcaGCTCTTcggtacgggccattctactgccaatgttccctatggagattgtatggctgtgtgctcgattttatatacctgtcagcaatggctgaaatagccaaatccactaatttgaaggggtgtccacatacttttaaatatacactaccggtgaaaagtttggggtcacttagaaatgtccttgtttttgaaagaaaataaaaacaattttccattaaattaacatcaaattgatcaggaatacagtgtagacattgttaatgttgtaaatgacagaTTTGTTTTATTGAATATCTACACAGgtatacagaggcccattatcagcaaccactcctgtgttccattggtacgttgtattagctaatcaaagtttataattttattgatatttttttacccttttttctccccaattttgtggtctccaattggtagttagtcttgtctcatcgctgaaactcccgtacggactcgggagaggcaaaggttgagaaCCGTGCGTcccccccgaaacacaacccaaccaagccgcactgcttcttgacacaatgcccacttaagaCGGAAGCCAGCCgaaccaatgtgtcagaggaaacaccgtacacctggcgaccgtgtcagggtgcattgcgcccggccctcccctaacccggacaacgctgggccaattgtgcaccgccccatggttCTCCCGGGCACGGTCGGCTGccacagagcctggactcgaatctctagtggcacagctagcactgcgatgcagtgtcttagaccactgttccactcaggaggcccaagtttataattttaaaaggctaattgatcattacaaaacccttttgcaattatgttagtgcagctgaaaactgttgtcctgattaaagaagcaataaaaattgccttctttagacgagttgagtatctggaacagcatttgtgggttcgattacaggctcaaaatggccagaaacaaataacttttttctgaaactcgtcagtctattcttgttctgagaaatgaaggctattccatgcgagaaattgccaagaaactgaagatctcgcacAACACCgtaactactcccttcacagaactgcgcaaactggccctaaccagactagaaagaggagtggtgtctagtttgagaaacagacacctcacaagtcctcaactggcagcttcattaaatagtacccgcaaaacaacagtctcaacgtcaacagtgaagaggcgactccgggatgctggccttctaggcagagttgcaaagaaaaacccagatctcagactggccaataaaaagaaaagatttagacgggcaaaagaacacagacactgaacagaggaagattggaaaaaagtatTATGGACGACGAATcttaagtttgaggtgttcagatcacaaagaagaacattcttgagacagaaaaaatgaaaagatgctggaggagtgcttgacgccatctgtcaagcatgatggcggcaatgtgatggtctggggtgctttggtggtggtaaagtgggagatttgtacagggtaaaaggcatattgaagaaggaaggccatccctccattttgcaacgccatgccataccctgtggacggcgcttaaattggagccaatttcctcctacaacaggacaatgacccaaagcacagctctaaACTATTCAATAACTATTTGGGGAAAAAGCAGTCAGCTAGTATTCTGTATATTATAGAGTGGCcaacagtcaccggatctcaaccctactgagctgttgtgggagcagcttgaccgtacggtacgtaagaagtgcccatcaagccaatctaatttgtgggaggtgcttcaggaagcatggggtgaaatctcttcagatcacctcaacaaattgacaactagaatgccaaaggtctgcaaggctgtaatggctgcaaatggaggattatttgacgaaagcaaagtttgaaagacacaattattatttcaattaaaaatcattatttataaccttgtcaacatcttgactatatttcctattcattttgcaactcatttcatgtatgttttcatggaaaacaaggacatttctaagtgaccccaaactttgaacggtagtgtataagtCTCAAAGAGCACTCCACACCTGGATTTTGCAACATTTGCAAataattattttcaaaattcttcaagctctgtcaaattggtagttgatcattgctagacaaccattttcaggttttgccatagattttcaagcagatttaagtcaaaactgtaactcggccactgtcttcttggtaagcaactccagtgtagatttagctttgtgttttgggttattgtcctgctgaaaggtgagtgtctggtggaaagcagacaaccaggttttcctctaggattttgcctgtgcttagctccattccgtttattttttatcctgaaaaactccccagtccttaacaattacaagaatacccataacatgatgcagccaccactatgcttgaaaatatggagtgtggCACTCAATAATGTGTTGCATTGGATTTGCCGcaaacaacactttgtattcagcacaaaaagtgaattgctttgccacatgttttgcagtattactttagtaccttgttgcaaacaggatgcacgtttTGGAATCTTTTTTATTCTATACAGAATTCCTTCTTTtgactgtcaattaggttagtattgtggagtaactacaattctGTTGatcgtctggcactgcaggatttgagtccctggcggcgtagtgtgttactgatggtaggctttgttactttggtcccagctctctgcaggtcattcactaggtcccccagtGTGGTTATTGCTCACCatttttgtgatcattttgaccccacggggtgagatcttgcgtggagccccagatcgagggagattatcagtggtcttgtatgtcttctatttcctaataattgctcccacagttgatttcttcaaaccaagctgcttacctattgcagattcagtcttcccagcctggtgcaggtctacaattttgtttctggtgtcctttgacagctctatggtcttggccatagtggagtttggagtgtgactgtttgaggttgtggacaggtgtctcttatactgataacaagttcaaacatgtgccattaatacaggtaacgagtggaggacagaggagcatcttaaagaagaagttacaggtctgtgagagccagaaatcttgcttgtttgtaggtgaccaaatacttattttccaccataatttgcaaataaattcattaaaaatcctacaatgtgatttttctggatttttttctctcattttgtctgtcctagttgaagtgtacctacgatgaaaattacaggcctctctcatctttttaagtgggagaacttgaacaattggtggctgactaaatacttttttgccccactgtatatattcttaatttcATTCCTTTAGattagtgtgtattgttgtgagattgttagatattacttgatagatattactgcactgttgtagctagaaacacaagcatttcgctacacccacaataacatctgctaaacatgtgtatgtgacaaatcaaatgtgatttaatttgaataggtgcccttctttgcgagccattggaaaacctccccgaGTCTTTGTggttgagggaccttacagatcattttatgtgtgtggtacagagataaGGCAGTCGTTTAAAAATCAtgataaacactattattgcacacagaatgagtcAACATGCAACATATGTGACTTGTTtagcaaatttttactcctgaacttatttaggcttgccataacaaagggattaaatactaattgactcaagacattacaGCTTTTACTTTAAGTAATTTGTAAAATAAAtagaaaacataattccactttgacattatggggtattgtgtgtaggccagtgataaTATTTGTAACAAATGTTTATCTACTGGCTTCCTAAGTtgcgtagcggtctaaggcactgcatcgccagctttacttggctcatcgcgctctagtgcctccttgtggcgggccaggcgcctgcaggctgacttcagtcGTCAGTTGAGCGatgtttccttcgacacattggtgcagctggcttccgggttgagcgggtaggtgttaagaagcgcaatttggcgggtcatgtttctgGAGGAAGCATGACTCAATCGTCACCTCTCCcaagcccattggggagttgcagcgataagacaagatcgtaattggatatcaaaaaattggggagaaaaggggggtaaaatacaaaacaattataatatctattttaaattcaggctgtaacacaacaaaatgtggaaaacgtcaaggggtgtgaatactttctgaaatctCTGTACATATTTAGCTTCCTTTTGCAAGCTAAGACAGAATAGATCAGTGGTCACCCGCCATGGTCCAAGAGAGCCACGGTCCAAGAGAGCCACATTGTCTTTAGGATACATCTTTATCTCTATCTCACCTCCTCGTCTGAGtcgtcctctccttccttcttgtCCTTTTTCTCCCCTATCAGGTCCAGCTCGGGGAACTGGCTGAAGTTGGTGCTGTCCTCAGGGGGCAGCTCCACCGTTATGTCCAATTGCTGGGACACACCTGAATGGTTGGCAGCCTGTTCCAGAGTACCcatctggatagagagagaataagaaCGTTTGAGTGGTTGAGTAGGGGGTTGAGTATGGGCAAAAGGTAGAAGCAGGTCAAACTTCTACTATCAAAAAGCACTAATGAGATCTTCCAGTGGATACAATATCAAACCCCAACAAGCCTTATATGCTTGACAAACTGCCTTTGAAAGTTTCCCTAGCCATAGTTAAACAGGGCTTGAGCgaaaagaggaggaaagaggcaCTCACGGGCAAGGCTGGCTCTGTGTCCTGGGCCTTGCGTTTCTGGCCGTgcatggaggagggtgggggcatGACTGACTCGTCCAGGGTGGTCCTGCTGCCCTCCATGGCCGATGCCTGCAGTACACTGGGCTCCTCCAGGATGGTCTGGTCTGGAGCGCATACAattacacacagacagaacatTAAACTACAGTAATCAAAGAAAGGTATTGAGTACAAGTACATGAGTGTTATGGATGAGGATCAGATGAAGTGCTTATGTCAGATTGGGAGTCTGTCTGTTCCACTGGAGTTGAAGAAATTCCAATAGTACTACTTTGAGTGTCTACTACTTTAAATGTATCTACTTTGAATACCAGCCTATGTCTTAATGTGACCATGCCGAGAGTTGGCCCTCTAGCCTATAATGGCATCTACTATAGAGGAATGCACTGTTGACATTCGGTAGTGAGTTAACTGAGTGGAGTATCTCACCGATGATGTCCCTCTGCATGACCTCCTCTCTGGGCACCTCAGGGTTCTCCAGGTCCTTCAAGAACTCATCCAGGCTGTCTGCCTCACCTCCCTTCCGCCTCTTCCTCATCTCATCTGGAACCAGGGGGGTCAGGGTGCGGGTGAACAtctacagaaagagaaagagagggggagaaagagagagaggatagagtcaGTGTTAGGCTAGGTAGAAACAACAATGCACAAAACCCCTAAAAATAGTGGCTACATTAGGTCCTCACAAACTGATTGTTGAGAATAGAAATATATAGAAAAGCTCTAATGAAAGAGATTTAggaattaacataaacacatctGGGGGGGGAAACAGAAAAGCCATTGCCAGGTGCTGGATTGAACACAATAACAGTACACAGCCCTTGTTTGTCTAACTACCAGACCAGTTGCTGGGTTACCTTGAGAAGCCTGCTGTTCCAGAGGGGCTGTGCTGGCAGAGAGAAGAGCTTCTCCACGCCTCCCGTCTCTTTCCACATCATCAGCTTCTTGGTGGGTGGCGCAAGGTCCAGCGTGGTGACGATGTCAGAGTAGTCGCTGAGCTGGGCACGGATGGTCTTGCTATCCAGCTCCTTCAGGTTGTCCACAATCAGCTTCCTCTTCCTCTTGGCTTTGGTTTCCTTCACTGTGAGGAGTAAAGAGAAAATAACTTGTAAGTGAATAGTGACATTTGGTGGCAGCAGTGGGATCCAGGGTGGTAGGGGTGCCTTGAAGAACAAGCAAGTGTTGAAGATCTTTTGTGTGCTACTAAACTCCAAGACGAGAGCAGTGGTGCTCCTAAGTGAATACGTTATGGCATAGATCTATGTGATGTAGTACATACATAACATAACTATCAGAATTTTAGAGATTGTGGGCTGCTGACCTGTGATGTCGATGGGCTCCAGGGCGAAAGCCTCCTCCTCGTTGTGTACCAGCGTGGTCTGCTCTGTCTGGTCCTGCATGGCGGGCAGGGGCTCTGCTGGGCCTGAGTCTGGGCTGTCTGGACCTCCCGCTATACACACAACATTTAGAAAAATATTAAAACATACAATAACTAATACAAAAGAGTTCGCTTAGACCATGTTGGTCGAAACATTGTTATGGGAACAGCATATGGTAAGTGTTGCAACTTACGTGAGAGGGCATCAAAGTCATCTTCGACATCGTGTTCCTGCAGCCTCAGCACACTCTCTGTGATGGCGGGAGGGTCATCGAAAATGCCACCCCCATCCTTGTTACTTAGGAGCTTGTCAACTAGAAACAGGCATGAAAGTGGCAATGCTCAGCAGGAATTAAAGCtgtaatatgtaactttttgggcaaactgaccaaattcacatagaaatttgagttatagatctgtgatTCATTGAAAACAAGTCTTTAAAAGTATATATGTTCTaggtgtgctatttctatgcttcctatTTTTAAATTTCATTTTTCGATTGAATCTGTATTGCTGAAGTTATTGCATGATTGAAATTTAAACGTAATTTTCGATTGAGCTGACATGTAGCATTTaaggcgtccgcatgcttcccatcTGAAATAGTCCGGAAGAGTTGGTACATATATTCTGACTACATATTGTAACGTTTTTGTTTGTACTGGTCTTCGGCAAGTTTTTTGGGGGGCTGTTCGTGCACACACAAAAATGTCTTGAGGCAAGTCGGTAGCCGAAGTCTACAACTCTTCATCGGTCACTGGTCAAcagcaattcaacggctcagacacaagacctAAGTGGCAggttctacagacaatcacggactacaaaaagaaaatcagccacaTCACAgacatcttgcttccagacaaactaaacaccttctttgcccgctttgaggaccaCACAGTGCCACCAagaactgtgggctctccttctccgtggccgacatgagtaagacatttaaacgtgttaaccctcgcaaggctgccggcccagacagcatccttagccacgtcctcagagcatgcgcagaccagctggttggtgtgtttatggacatatttaatctctccctatcccagtctgctgtccccacatgcttcaagatggccaccattgttcctgtaccgaagaaggcaaaggtaacggtactaaatgactatcgcccctgtcatcatgaagtgctttgagagactagtcaaggatcatatcacctacaccctagacccacttcaatttgtataccgccccaataggtccacaggcgATGcgatcgccatcacactgccctatcccatctggacaaggggaatagctatgtaagaatgctgttcattgactacagctcagcattcaacaccatagtaccctccaagctcatcattaactttgaggccctgggtctcaaaccCGCCCTGTGTGATTGGgccctggacatcctgacgggcagcccctaggtggtgaaggtaggaaacaacatctccactttgctgatcctcaacactggggccccacaagggtgcatgctcagccccctcctgtactccctgttcatccatgactgcgtggccatgcacgcctccaacttgcTCAAGGTTGCAGACAACATAACATttagtaggcttgatcaccaacaacgacgagacagcgtacaggaaggaggtgagggccctgggagtgtggtgtcaggataacaacctctcactcaacgtcaacaaaacaaaggagatgatagtggacttcaggaaacagcaaagggagcactcccctatccacatcgaagggacagcagtggagaaggtgtaaagttaagttcctcggcgtacacatcacggacaaactgaaatggtccacccacacagacagtgtggtgaagaaggcgcaacagcaccgcctcaacctcaggaggctgaagaaattagtcttgtcacctaaaaccctcacaaacttttacagatgcacaattgagcatcctgtcgggttgtatcaccgcctggtatggcaactacaccacccacaaccgcaaggctctccagagggtggtgcggtctgcacaacgcatcaccgggggcaaactacctgcccgccaggacacctacagcacccaatgtcacaggaagtctaaaaagatcatcatggacaacaaccacccgagccactgcctgttcaccccgctacatccagaaggcgaggtcagtacaggtgcatcaaagctgggactgagagacagcttctatctcaaggccatcagactgttaaacagccatcaccagcacagagaggctgctgcctacatacagacttgaaatcattggccactaacAAAGGGAATAGTAGTCATTTTATTAATGATGTTTACatgtcttgcattactcatcccttatgtatatactgtattttataccatctattgcatctagCCTATGCCGCTCGGATGTTATTCCATccttttacttagatttgtgtgttattaggtagttgttgtggaattgttagattacttgttagatattgctgcactgtcagaactagaagcacaagcatttcgcgacactcgcaataacatctgctaaccatgtgtatatgaccagtaaaatttgatttgaacagatgGGACtcttcaatgaagtgtttgttgtAATTCAACGAGCGACTAATCATTTTCATGCACcatttttcacttgagaaatactgcatctTAGTTAGATGTGAAATTGTGCGACTAAGATCCTCTGCAAAAAAGTataaattaatgacagatttcttgagttatcttagattagaTCTGGCTACGGCGTCTCAAGATGAACGAACAGTACTATTGGCACTAAGGTCTATTAAGGGAGTCAAGCACACTCGTTTGGTTCGTCTAGCTGAGTTCAGCTAGGCGCCAGTCGAACTGAATCATACAGAAGGCTCtaccatgaatgcagtctccgaCGACACAggaacattgtctttaaattTCTATGGCGCTGTATGTAGCGCAGCTCTTCAGCACTACAGATTGAATCAAGCCACAGGGTTTTTACACCAGATACAACCATTATGTAAACAATCAATTGGCCACATTAGTCATGGAGGAGGCAAGGGCTATGTCCCATTTACATCTCCTTCCTCCCACACCtgtgcacacttcaggaggaaGGAGATATTATTGAAACGCACCCAAGGAGACAAGGAAAGAAAGAATTTGGTCATAGCCCCAAACCAGgttatccttccttccttcttacCCAGCATGCCTCCTTCGCTGTCAGCCATGGGGATCTCTCCGAAGTCATCTTTGTACTGGTCGTCATACTCCAGGTGGTTGGACGTGTCTGTGATCTGGGCCTCAGAGGTCTCtgggtctaggagcaggttggaGGCTGATGCACCGTGGATGATGTCCACCTCGAAGGCACTCTCTTCCCGCATCATCTCCCGGTCATCCATCCCAAAGTCAGCTGGAGGGGAGAAAACACTGAATATGTTAGAATGAGTTTTCGGAATATGTATGTACAGCAGTAATGAGTGGCGGGCTTTGTCACACTGGGAAGGGAGGAGCTTGGAATAGGATGGAATAGGCTGGAGTATGGGTGCATTTCAATAATCTGCCTGGATATGAAACTATGGTGAAAACATGGTCGACCACTACCAAGCATTTGCTATCACCTATCCATATCAGAGCAGATGAGGTGAAGGAGATGAAAAAGGAAGCAACtacagactattgagatgcagtcATGGTTTAGTTTGAGGAGTGAGATGGTAAAAGGATTGGACTGGGAGGCCTGGCTACATACCGAAGTCAATCTCCTGCAGCAGGTTCAGGTTgcccacctcctccctcatggTGATCTCTTCCACTCGACTCTGGTTCAATGTGAACTGCTTGGTTACGTCGATGTCACTGCAAATACAACATAAATCACTACCACTGAGCAAAGAAACACCTAGTGCGCTGGGTACAAGCAAACCGTTACCAGTAAGAGCATACAGAACTCCtgcaggagactgaaaagttttggcatgggtcctcagatcctcaaaaagttctacagctgcaccatcgaaatcatcctgactggttgcatcaccgcctggtttgGCAAGTCCTCTATAtccgaccgcaaggtgctacagagggtagcgtgtacagcccagtacaacactggggccaagcttcctgccatccagggacctctataccaggtggtgtcagaggaaggccctacaaattggcatactgttctttctgctaccacaccggactatttgtattgacccccctttttttttacgctgctgctactctgtttattatgtatgcatagtcactttacccctacctacatgtacatatgacctcaattaccttgactaacctgtacccccacacattgactcagtaccggtatcccctgtatatagccttgttattgtgttacctttttaactttagtttatttcacAAATATTTTATCACTCTGCACTGTTcgctaagggcttgtaagtacgcatttcacggtaaggtctactacagcttttgtattcggctcatgtgacaaatcaaatttgatgcGAACATATACATCAATGGAGACACAGCACTCATCAGAGCTTCATGGCAAATCTCAAAAAACATATATCAACTTGTTGGGCTCTGATGACATGCAGGACTCACTCTAGGTCTGGTAGTGGCTGGTCGAAGTCGTGGAACTCTTCTGGCATGGTGATGGCGTTGTAGGCAgcttctctgttctcctctggcaGATCCACCACACCTGAGAGGACAGGGATGGAGGCAGGGGTCAGGCCAGCTCAAACCCACATAGTACCCAGCCATAACATCTACCAACAATGTTAGTACTGTCTAGCAGCCCAGTGTGCCACTCACAAGTTTCATATTGGGACTCTTTTCAGGAGACCCAATTTCAGTTCATTCAACAATATATGCCAACTAACAGTAAAATTAAGATTTAAAGTAGATGGCTGTTGAGACAAACTGTAACTCAGAGTATTGAATGTAAATCGACAAAGAAGATGTTGGACCGCCTAGCCAATATAT encodes the following:
- the rad21b gene encoding double-strand-break repair protein rad21 homolog A, producing the protein MFYAHFVLSKRGPLAKIWLAAHWDKKLTKAHVFECNLESSVESIICPKVKMALRTSGHLLLGVVRIYNRKAKYLLADCNEAFIKIKMAFRPGVVDLPEENREAAYNAITMPEEFHDFDQPLPDLDDIDVTKQFTLNQSRVEEITMREEVGNLNLLQEIDFADFGMDDREMMREESAFEVDIIHGASASNLLLDPETSEAQITDTSNHLEYDDQYKDDFGEIPMADSEGGMLVDKLLSNKDGGGIFDDPPAITESVLRLQEHDVEDDFDALSPGGPDSPDSGPAEPLPAMQDQTEQTTLVHNEEEAFALEPIDITVKETKAKRKRKLIVDNLKELDSKTIRAQLSDYSDIVTTLDLAPPTKKLMMWKETGGVEKLFSLPAQPLWNSRLLKMFTRTLTPLVPDEMRKRRKGGEADSLDEFLKDLENPEVPREEVMQRDIIDQTILEEPSVLQASAMEGSRTTLDESVMPPPSSMHGQKRKAQDTEPALPMGTLEQAANHSGVSQQLDITVELPPEDSTNFSQFPELDLIGEKKDKKEGEDDSDEEDEEGQAGEQAREERRWNKRTQQMLHGLQRVMAKTGAQQISLLDLCRNNNKKQAAAKFYSFLVLKKQQAVELNQTEHYSDIIATPGARFHLI